In the genome of Pseudorasbora parva isolate DD20220531a chromosome 10, ASM2467924v1, whole genome shotgun sequence, one region contains:
- the gpx2 gene encoding glutathione peroxidase 2 → MAFIAKTFYDLHATTLEGETIDFNIYRGRVVLIENVASLUGTTTQDYIQLNELQSRYPHRLVVLGFPCNQFGYQENNSNAEILNSLKYVRPGEGYKPVFTIFEKCIVNGNDAHPVFSYLKDKLPYPDDDPMSLMQDPKYLVWNPISRNDISWNFEKFLIGPEGEPFKRYSRKFQTISIEPDIQRLLKLTSKTH, encoded by the exons ATGGCCTTTATAGCTAAGACTTTTTATGATCTACATGCAACTACGCTGGAAGGGGAAACAATAGATTTCAATATTTACAGAGGAAGAGTTGTACTAATAGAGAATGTGGCATCACTCTGAGGGACAACCACCCAGGACTATATCCAGCTTAATGAGCTCCAAAGCAGATATCCTCACCGACTTGTGGTCCTGGGCTTTCCCTGCAACCAGTTTGGATACCAG GAGAACAACTCTAATGCAGAAATTCTAAATTCCTTGAAGTATGTACGTCCAGGTGAAGGGTATAAGCCCGTATTCACAATTTTTGAGAAGTGCATTGTAAATGGAAATGATGCACATCCTGTCTTTTCCTACTTGAAAGACAAGCTTCCTTATCCAGATGATGACCCTATGTCACTAATGCAGGACCCCAAATATCTGGTCTGGAATCCCATCAGTCGGAATGATATTTCATGGAATTTTGAAAAGTTTCTAATTGGCCCAGAGGGTGAGCCCTTCAAGAGATACAGTAGAAAGTTTCAGACTATCAGTATTGAACCAGATATTCAAAGACTGCTGAAGCTGACCTCAAAAACGCATTAA